The Chlorocebus sabaeus isolate Y175 chromosome 6, mChlSab1.0.hap1, whole genome shotgun sequence genome has a segment encoding these proteins:
- the ZNF132 gene encoding zinc finger protein 132 isoform X2, whose translation MLENLELVTSLGCWHGVEGEEAHPKQNISVEEVLLVRIPNADSSTKKANSCDMCGPFLKDILYLAEHQGTHCEENPCGACGRDFWLNANLHQHQKEHSGGKPFRWYKDRDTLIKSSKVHLSENPFTCREGGKVILDSQDLLQLQAVDSGQKPYSNLGQLPEVCTTQKLFKCSNCGKAFLKSSTLLSHLRTHSEETPFACPTGENFLEEKSTLGNQKFHTAEIPNVCKECGKAFSHPSKLRKHQKFHTEVRYYECIACGKTFNHKLTFVHHQRSHSGERPYECSECGKAFSNRSHLIRHEKVHTGERPFECLKCGRAFSQSSNFLRHQKVHTQVRPYECSQCGKSFSRSSALIQHWRVHTGERPYECSECGRAFNNNSNLAQHQKVHTGERPFECSECGRDFSQSSHLLRHQKVHTGERPFECSDCGKAFGNSSTLIQHQKVHTGQRPYECSECRKSFSRSSSLIQHWRIHTGEKPYECSECGKAFAHSSTLIEHWRVHTKERPYECNECGKFFSQNSILIKHQKVHTGEKPYKCSECGKFFSRKSSLICHWRVHTGERPYECSECGRAFSSNSHLVRHQRVHTQERPYECIQCGKAFSERSTLVRHQKVHARERTYECSQCGKLFSHLCNLAQHKKIHI comes from the coding sequence GTTGTTGGCATGGAGTAGAGGGTGAGGAGGCCCATCCCAAGCAGAATATTTCTGTAGAAGAGGTGTTACTGGTCAGGATCCCCAATGCAGATTCTTCCACCAAGAAAGCTAACTCCTGTGACATGTGTGGGCCATTCTTGAAAGACATTTTGTACCTGGCTGAGCATCAGGGAACACACTGTGAGGAGAACCCATGTGGAGCATGTGGGAGAGACTTTTGGTTGAATGCAAATCTTCACCAGCACCAGAAGGAGCATAGTGGAGGGAAGCCCTTCAGATGGTACAAGGACAGGGACACACTTATAAAGAGCTCTAAAGTCCATCTGTCAGAGAACCCCTTCACTTGCAGGGAAGGTGGGAAGGTCATCCTGGACAGCCAGGACCTCCTCCAGCTTCAAGCTGTTGACAGCGGGCAGAAGCCGTATTCCAATCTTGGGCAGCTTCCAGAAGTCTGTACCACACAGAAACTCTTCAAGTGCAGTAACTGTGGAAAAGCCTTCCTGAAGAGCTCCACTCTCCTCAGCCATCTGAGAACTCACTCTGAAGAGACACCATTTGCATGCCCAACAGGTGAAAATTTCTTAGAGGAGAAATCAACCCTTGGTAATCAAAAATTTCACACTGCAGAAATACCCAATGTGTGTAAGGAGTGTGGGAAGGCCTTTAGTCACCCATCTAAGCTGAGGAAGCACCAGAAATTTCACACTGAAGTAAGATATTATGAGTGCATTGCGTGTGGGAAAACCTTCAATCACAAACTCACATTTGTTCATCATCAGAGAAGTCACTCAGGAGAAAGACCTTATgagtgcagtgaatgtgggaaagccttcagtaaCAGATCACACCTCATTCGGCATGAGAaagttcacactggagaaaggcctTTTGAGTGCCTGAAATGTGGAAGAGCCTTCAGCCAAAGCTCCAATTTCCTTCGGCACCAGAAAGTTCACACACAGGTAAGACCTTATGAGTGCAGTCAATGTGGTAAATCTTTCAGCCGAAGCTCTGCTCTCATTCAGCACTGgagagttcacactggagaaagaccGTATGAATGCAGTGAGTGTGGAAGAGCTTTTAACAATAACTCCAACCTTGCTCAGCACCAGAAAGTTCACACTGGAGAACGGCCTTTTgagtgcagtgaatgtggaagAGACTTCAGCCAAAGCTCCCATCTCCTTCGACATCAGAAAGTTCACACTGGAGAACGGCCTTTTGAATGCAGTGATTGTGGTAAAGCCTTCGGTAATAGCTCCACACTCATCCAGCACCAGAAAGTACATACTGGGCAAAGGCCTTATGAGTGCAGTGAATGTAGGAAATCCTTCAGCCGCAGCTCCAGCCTGATCCAGCACtggagaattcacactggagaaaagccttATGAGTGTAGtgagtgtgggaaagccttcgCTCACAGCTCCACTCTCATTGAACACTGGAGAGTTCACACAAAAGAAAGGCCTTATGAGtgcaatgaatgtgggaaatTCTTTAGCCAAAACTCCATTCTCATTAAGCATCAGAaagttcatactggagaaaagccttataagtgcagtgaatgtgggaaattCTTTAGCCGAAAATCTAGCCTTATTTGTCATTGgagagttcacactggagaaaggcctTATGAATGCAGTGAATGTGGGAGAGCCTTTAGCAGTAACTCCCACCTGGTTCGTCATCAGAGAGTTCACACACAAGAAAGGCCCTATGAATGCATCCAGTGTGGAAAAGCCTTTAGTGAAAGATCTACACTTGTTCGGCACCAGAAAGTTCACGCCAGAGAAAGGACTTATGAGTGTAGCCAGTGTGGGAAACTCTTCAGCCATCTTTGTAACCTTGCTCAGCATAAAAAGATTCATATTTGA